One window from the genome of Lutra lutra chromosome X, mLutLut1.2, whole genome shotgun sequence encodes:
- the GPM6B gene encoding neuronal membrane glycoprotein M6-b isoform X5 gives MKPAMETAAEENTEQSQERKGCFECCIKCLGGVPYASLVATILCFSGVALFCGCGHVALAGTVAILEQHFSTNTSDHALLSEVIQLMQYVIYGIASFFFLYGIILLAEGFYTTSAVKELHGEFKTTACGRCISGMFVFLTYVLGVAWLGVFGFSAVPVFMFYNIWSTCEVIKSPQTNGTAAVEQICVDIRQYGIIPWNAFPGKICGSALENICNTSEFYMSYHLFIVACAGAGATVIALLIYMMATTYNYAVLKFKSREDCCTKF, from the exons GCTGCTTTGAATGCTGCATCAAGTGTCTGGGAGGTGTCCCCTACGCCTCTCTGGTGGCCACcatcctctgcttctctggggTCGCCCTGTTCTGTGGCTGCGGGCACGTGGCCCTGGCGGGCACCGTGGCAATCCTTGAGCAGCACTTCTCCACCAACACCAGTGACCACGCCCTGCTGAGTGAGGT gataCAGCTGATGCAGTATGTCATCTACGGAATCGCGTCCTTCTTCTTCCTGTACGGGATCATCCTGCTGGCCGAAGGCTTCTACACCACGAGCGCAGTGAAGGAGCTGCACGGCGAGTTCAAAACCACCGCCTGCGGCCGATGCATCAGCGGGATG TTCGTGTTCCTCACCTACGTGCTGGGAGTGGCCTGGCTGGGTGTGTTTGGTTTCTCCGCCGTGCCCGTATTTATGTTCTACAACATCTGGTCAACCTGTGAGGTCATCAAGTCACCGCAGACCAACGGCACGGCCGCTGTGGAGCAGATCTGCGTGGACATCCGACAATACG GTATCATCCCATGGAATGCTTTCCCAGGGAAAATCTGCGGCTCCGCCCTCGAGAACATCTGCAACACCAGTGAG TTCTACATGTCCTACCACCTGTTCATCGTGGCGTGCGCCGGAGCTGGCGCCACCGTCATCGCCCTG CTGATCTACATGATGGCTACTACCTATAACTATGCTGTCTTGAAGTTTAAGAGTCGGGAAGATTGCTGCACTAAATTCTAA
- the GPM6B gene encoding neuronal membrane glycoprotein M6-b isoform X3 → MKPAMETAAEENTEQSQERKGCFECCIKCLGGVPYASLVATILCFSGVALFCGCGHVALAGTVAILEQHFSTNTSDHALLSEVIQLMQYVIYGIASFFFLYGIILLAEGFYTTSAVKELHGEFKTTACGRCISGMFVFLTYVLGVAWLGVFGFSAVPVFMFYNIWSTCEVIKSPQTNGTAAVEQICVDIRQYGIIPWNAFPGKICGSALENICNTSEFYMSYHLFIVACAGAGATVIALIHFLMILSSNWAYLKDASKMQAYQDIKAKEEQELQDIQSRSKEQLNSYT, encoded by the exons GCTGCTTTGAATGCTGCATCAAGTGTCTGGGAGGTGTCCCCTACGCCTCTCTGGTGGCCACcatcctctgcttctctggggTCGCCCTGTTCTGTGGCTGCGGGCACGTGGCCCTGGCGGGCACCGTGGCAATCCTTGAGCAGCACTTCTCCACCAACACCAGTGACCACGCCCTGCTGAGTGAGGT gataCAGCTGATGCAGTATGTCATCTACGGAATCGCGTCCTTCTTCTTCCTGTACGGGATCATCCTGCTGGCCGAAGGCTTCTACACCACGAGCGCAGTGAAGGAGCTGCACGGCGAGTTCAAAACCACCGCCTGCGGCCGATGCATCAGCGGGATG TTCGTGTTCCTCACCTACGTGCTGGGAGTGGCCTGGCTGGGTGTGTTTGGTTTCTCCGCCGTGCCCGTATTTATGTTCTACAACATCTGGTCAACCTGTGAGGTCATCAAGTCACCGCAGACCAACGGCACGGCCGCTGTGGAGCAGATCTGCGTGGACATCCGACAATACG GTATCATCCCATGGAATGCTTTCCCAGGGAAAATCTGCGGCTCCGCCCTCGAGAACATCTGCAACACCAGTGAG TTCTACATGTCCTACCACCTGTTCATCGTGGCGTGCGCCGGAGCTGGCGCCACCGTCATCGCCCTG ATCCACTTCCTCATGATACTGTCTTCTAACTGGGCTTACTTAAAGGATGCAAGCAAAATGCAGGCTTACCAGGATATCAAAGCAAAGGAAGAACAGGAACTGCAAGATATCCAGTCTCGGTCAAAAGAACAACTCAATTCGTACACATAA
- the GPM6B gene encoding neuronal membrane glycoprotein M6-b isoform X4 encodes MGCFECCIKCLGGVPYASLVATILCFSGVALFCGCGHVALAGTVAILEQHFSTNTSDHALLSEVIQLMQYVIYGIASFFFLYGIILLAEGFYTTSAVKELHGEFKTTACGRCISGMFVFLTYVLGVAWLGVFGFSAVPVFMFYNIWSTCEVIKSPQTNGTAAVEQICVDIRQYGIIPWNAFPGKICGSALENICNTSEFYMSYHLFIVACAGAGATVIALIHFLMILSSNWAYLKDASKMQAYQDIKAKEEQELQDIQSRSKEQLNSYT; translated from the exons GCTGCTTTGAATGCTGCATCAAGTGTCTGGGAGGTGTCCCCTACGCCTCTCTGGTGGCCACcatcctctgcttctctggggTCGCCCTGTTCTGTGGCTGCGGGCACGTGGCCCTGGCGGGCACCGTGGCAATCCTTGAGCAGCACTTCTCCACCAACACCAGTGACCACGCCCTGCTGAGTGAGGT gataCAGCTGATGCAGTATGTCATCTACGGAATCGCGTCCTTCTTCTTCCTGTACGGGATCATCCTGCTGGCCGAAGGCTTCTACACCACGAGCGCAGTGAAGGAGCTGCACGGCGAGTTCAAAACCACCGCCTGCGGCCGATGCATCAGCGGGATG TTCGTGTTCCTCACCTACGTGCTGGGAGTGGCCTGGCTGGGTGTGTTTGGTTTCTCCGCCGTGCCCGTATTTATGTTCTACAACATCTGGTCAACCTGTGAGGTCATCAAGTCACCGCAGACCAACGGCACGGCCGCTGTGGAGCAGATCTGCGTGGACATCCGACAATACG GTATCATCCCATGGAATGCTTTCCCAGGGAAAATCTGCGGCTCCGCCCTCGAGAACATCTGCAACACCAGTGAG TTCTACATGTCCTACCACCTGTTCATCGTGGCGTGCGCCGGAGCTGGCGCCACCGTCATCGCCCTG ATCCACTTCCTCATGATACTGTCTTCTAACTGGGCTTACTTAAAGGATGCAAGCAAAATGCAGGCTTACCAGGATATCAAAGCAAAGGAAGAACAGGAACTGCAAGATATCCAGTCTCGGTCAAAAGAACAACTCAATTCGTACACATAA